From a region of the Halolamina sp. CBA1230 genome:
- the glyS gene encoding glycine--tRNA ligase encodes MSHHADVTELAKRRGFFFAAAEAYGGAAGFYTFGPEGAALKRNVEAAWRDRFALKEDNEEIAAPTVMPEPVFEASGHLDTFDDMLVECPECGESHRADHLVEDATDLEDAEALGTEEVAELIAEHELTCPACGAELGGQEVEEFNLMFETSIGPGSGQPGYLRPETAQGIFVEFPRLKEYARGKLPFGVTQIGPAYRNEISPRRGLIRVRELTQAELEQFVDPETDEPDLEKVEDVELRLYAAPEQAEDAPPEAGYQELTVAEAVEENVVASDWVAYYLGVAQEWYERIGVDTDQLRFRQHLPGERAHYAADCWDAEAKIESAGGDWIEIAGFSTRSDYDLSKHAEASGESFTVFKQYDEPRTVERSTVDPDMSTLGPEFGGDAGAVAEALEELAERDPDAFHDDDVAVAVDGEEYTVDTDVANFEIVEETEAGEHITPHVIEPSFGVDRTVYTLIDHGLQRDELGGEPRDFLSLAPEMAPTDVAVFPLVSNHEPLLDTASEVVSTLRSAGFDATRDDSGSIGRRYRRQDEVGTPFCVTVDRDGLEDDPTTVTLRDRDTGAQARIPVGELVGQLEALRDGDADFEALLSRYETVETADE; translated from the coding sequence ATGTCCCACCACGCCGACGTCACGGAGCTCGCCAAGCGCCGCGGCTTCTTCTTCGCGGCCGCGGAGGCGTACGGCGGCGCCGCCGGCTTCTACACGTTCGGCCCGGAGGGCGCGGCGCTGAAGCGCAACGTCGAAGCCGCCTGGCGCGACCGCTTCGCGCTCAAGGAGGACAACGAGGAGATCGCCGCGCCGACGGTGATGCCCGAACCCGTCTTCGAGGCGTCGGGCCACCTCGACACGTTCGACGACATGCTCGTCGAGTGCCCCGAGTGTGGCGAGTCCCATCGCGCGGACCACCTCGTCGAGGACGCGACCGACCTCGAGGACGCCGAGGCGCTCGGGACCGAGGAGGTCGCGGAGCTCATCGCCGAACACGAGCTCACCTGCCCGGCCTGTGGCGCCGAACTCGGCGGCCAGGAGGTCGAGGAGTTCAACCTCATGTTCGAGACGAGCATCGGCCCCGGCTCGGGCCAGCCCGGCTACCTCCGGCCCGAGACCGCCCAGGGCATCTTCGTGGAGTTCCCGCGGCTGAAGGAGTACGCCCGCGGGAAGCTTCCCTTCGGCGTCACCCAGATCGGCCCGGCGTACCGCAACGAGATCTCGCCCCGCCGCGGCCTGATCCGGGTGCGCGAACTCACCCAGGCCGAACTGGAGCAGTTCGTCGACCCCGAGACCGACGAGCCCGACCTCGAGAAAGTCGAAGACGTCGAACTCCGGCTCTACGCCGCGCCCGAGCAGGCCGAGGACGCGCCGCCCGAGGCGGGGTATCAGGAGCTCACCGTCGCCGAGGCGGTCGAGGAGAACGTCGTCGCTTCCGACTGGGTCGCCTACTACCTCGGCGTCGCCCAGGAGTGGTACGAACGCATCGGCGTCGACACCGACCAGCTCCGGTTCCGCCAGCATCTCCCGGGCGAGCGCGCCCACTACGCCGCGGACTGCTGGGACGCCGAGGCGAAGATCGAGAGCGCCGGCGGCGACTGGATCGAGATCGCCGGCTTCTCGACCCGGAGCGACTACGACCTCTCGAAACACGCCGAAGCCAGCGGCGAGAGCTTCACCGTGTTCAAGCAGTACGACGAGCCGCGCACAGTCGAGCGGTCGACGGTCGACCCGGACATGTCGACGCTCGGCCCCGAGTTCGGCGGCGACGCCGGCGCGGTCGCCGAGGCGCTCGAGGAGCTGGCGGAGCGCGACCCCGACGCGTTCCACGACGACGACGTGGCCGTCGCGGTCGACGGCGAGGAGTACACCGTCGACACCGACGTGGCGAACTTCGAGATCGTCGAGGAGACCGAGGCCGGCGAGCACATCACGCCCCACGTGATCGAACCCTCCTTCGGCGTGGACCGCACGGTGTACACGCTGATCGACCACGGGCTCCAGCGCGACGAGCTCGGCGGCGAGCCGCGTGACTTCCTCTCGCTCGCCCCCGAGATGGCGCCGACGGACGTGGCGGTGTTCCCGCTGGTCAGCAACCACGAACCGCTGCTCGACACCGCGAGCGAGGTCGTCTCGACGCTTCGCTCGGCCGGCTTCGACGCCACCCGGGACGACTCGGGCTCGATCGGCCGGCGCTACCGCCGGCAGGACGAGGTCGGCACGCCGTTCTGTGTCACGGTCGACCGCGACGGGCTGGAGGACGACCCCACGACGGTCACCCTGCGGGACCGCGACACGGGCGCACAGGCCCGCATCCCGGTCGGCGAGCTGGTCGGCCAGCTCGAGGCGCTGCGTGACGGCGATGCCGACTTCGAGGCCCTGCTGAGCCGGTACGAGACCGTCGAGACAGCCGACGAATGA
- a CDS encoding dolichol kinase gives MSELGRRGVHATGVGIPALYLLGAVDWPAVRLLLVALSVAVSALEFVRLVLDYEWPLFDTLAREYERNNVAGYALYAYSQTAVAFVFAPAVALPGMLMLIIGDPVSGYLGDNDAGSAKQAGVLGVMFLVCFALAAPFTTAVAVVPVGVAAAAAGAAGATLADGLTPVIAGFVVDDNASIPPAAALGITLVFVAVGPGLNAALGF, from the coding sequence ATGAGCGAACTCGGGCGCCGCGGCGTGCACGCGACCGGGGTGGGGATCCCGGCGCTGTACCTGCTGGGCGCGGTCGACTGGCCGGCGGTCCGCCTCCTGCTCGTGGCGCTCTCCGTCGCCGTCTCGGCGCTCGAGTTCGTCCGACTCGTGCTCGACTACGAGTGGCCGCTGTTCGACACGCTCGCCCGCGAGTACGAACGTAATAACGTCGCGGGGTACGCGCTGTACGCCTACTCCCAGACGGCGGTGGCGTTCGTCTTCGCCCCCGCGGTCGCGCTGCCCGGGATGCTGATGCTGATCATCGGCGACCCCGTCTCGGGCTACCTCGGTGACAACGACGCCGGGAGCGCCAAGCAGGCGGGCGTGCTCGGCGTGATGTTCCTCGTCTGCTTCGCGCTCGCGGCGCCGTTTACGACCGCGGTCGCCGTGGTCCCGGTCGGCGTCGCCGCCGCCGCCGCGGGCGCCGCGGGCGCGACGCTCGCCGATGGGCTGACGCCGGTGATCGCCGGCTTCGTGGTCGACGACAACGCCTCCATCCCCCCGGCGGCCGCGCTGGGAATCACGCTCGTGTTCGTCGCCGTTGGTCCGGGGCTGAACGCGGCGCTGGGGTTCTGA
- a CDS encoding ATP-dependent DNA helicase produces the protein MAETTRRFFPYDSPYPNQGEAMTRIAAALDDGDDVLFEGAPGTGKTLSALVPAIEHARQEDRTVVITTNVHQQMRQFVEEARAINEEEEIRAVVFKGKSSMCHIGVDYQECQTLRDTTRELVEDQAEKQELEQQQRELLDASREGDAAAAQRREAVMEELDEVEERIEDVESANICEHYRNNLLGDNEAFYEWLYDDVRTPEEIYKYAERENLCGYELLKEGMEAVDLVVCNYHHLLDPNIREQFFRWLDREPERVVTVFDEAHNIESAARDHASRSLTENTLDGALDELDGRDDSRADAAENVLRAFRDALVEVYEDGFAFGEREQVDENWSDVPIANDDARDDLTLAFLRNYEGRGIDTETELAVQLGETIDEEYEEAYKNGEATSRAESSTLAAARFLATWMEENAQLGQYPVVSVRRDAGTEEVYGRAELYTCIPRRVTEALFDEVYASVLMSATLRPFDVAADVLGLDDPVTMAYGLEYPEDRRRTYTAGTPALFANDRSDPEVQESVASLVSDVVEFTPGNTLLFFPSYSEAERYYGRLGGSGQPVGDADGGDATLVLDGPDVDTEEQRERFVEGENAALFTSLWGTLAEGVSFDGDDARTVAVVGVPYPHVDDRLEAVQDAYDRAYGGRDDAGWRYAVEIPTIRKTRQALGRVIRSPDDFGVRVLADKRYTRADMGRYSVRDTFPEEERDELIDMNPEKLKFGLLNFYGDLGAYDGERPRP, from the coding sequence GTGGCAGAGACGACGCGACGGTTCTTCCCGTACGACAGCCCCTACCCAAACCAGGGCGAGGCGATGACCCGCATCGCCGCCGCGCTCGACGACGGCGACGACGTGCTGTTCGAGGGCGCGCCAGGGACGGGTAAGACGCTCTCGGCGCTCGTGCCGGCGATCGAACACGCCCGACAGGAGGACCGCACCGTCGTCATCACGACCAACGTCCACCAGCAGATGCGCCAGTTCGTCGAGGAGGCCCGCGCGATCAACGAGGAGGAGGAGATCCGCGCGGTCGTGTTCAAGGGGAAATCGTCGATGTGTCACATCGGCGTCGACTACCAGGAGTGCCAGACCCTCCGGGACACGACCCGCGAACTCGTCGAGGACCAGGCTGAGAAGCAGGAACTCGAACAGCAGCAGCGCGAACTGCTCGACGCCAGCCGCGAGGGCGACGCCGCCGCGGCCCAGCGCCGCGAGGCGGTGATGGAGGAACTCGACGAAGTCGAGGAACGCATCGAGGACGTCGAGAGCGCCAACATCTGCGAGCACTACCGCAACAACCTGCTCGGCGACAACGAGGCGTTCTACGAGTGGCTCTACGACGACGTCCGGACCCCCGAGGAGATCTACAAGTACGCCGAGCGGGAGAACCTCTGTGGCTACGAACTGCTGAAGGAGGGGATGGAGGCGGTCGATCTGGTGGTCTGTAACTACCACCACCTGCTCGACCCCAACATCCGCGAGCAGTTCTTCCGGTGGCTGGACCGCGAGCCCGAGCGCGTGGTGACGGTGTTCGACGAGGCCCACAACATCGAGTCCGCCGCGCGGGACCACGCCAGCCGGAGCCTCACCGAGAACACGCTCGACGGCGCGCTCGACGAACTCGACGGCCGGGACGACTCCCGTGCCGACGCCGCCGAGAACGTGCTCCGGGCGTTCCGCGACGCGCTGGTCGAGGTGTACGAGGACGGGTTCGCGTTCGGCGAACGCGAGCAGGTCGACGAGAACTGGTCGGACGTGCCCATCGCCAACGACGACGCCCGGGACGACCTCACGCTCGCCTTCCTCCGGAACTACGAGGGCCGCGGGATCGACACCGAGACCGAACTCGCGGTCCAGTTGGGCGAGACCATCGACGAGGAGTACGAGGAGGCGTACAAGAACGGCGAGGCGACCTCCCGCGCCGAGAGTTCCACGCTCGCCGCCGCGCGCTTCCTCGCGACGTGGATGGAGGAGAACGCCCAACTCGGCCAGTATCCCGTGGTCTCGGTCCGCCGGGACGCCGGCACCGAGGAGGTCTACGGCCGCGCCGAACTGTACACCTGCATCCCCCGGCGCGTGACCGAGGCGCTGTTCGACGAGGTGTACGCGAGCGTCCTCATGTCCGCGACCCTGCGCCCGTTCGACGTCGCCGCCGACGTACTGGGACTGGACGACCCCGTGACGATGGCGTACGGGCTGGAGTACCCCGAGGACCGCCGCCGCACGTACACCGCGGGGACGCCCGCGCTGTTCGCGAACGATCGGAGCGACCCCGAGGTCCAGGAGTCGGTCGCGTCGCTCGTCTCCGACGTCGTGGAGTTCACGCCGGGGAACACGCTGCTCTTTTTCCCCTCTTACAGCGAGGCCGAGCGCTACTACGGCCGACTCGGCGGGTCGGGCCAGCCGGTCGGCGACGCGGACGGGGGCGACGCCACGCTCGTGCTCGACGGTCCGGATGTCGACACGGAGGAGCAGCGGGAGCGGTTCGTCGAGGGCGAGAACGCGGCGCTGTTCACCTCGCTGTGGGGGACGCTCGCGGAGGGGGTGAGCTTCGACGGCGACGACGCCCGGACGGTCGCGGTCGTCGGCGTCCCCTACCCGCACGTCGACGACCGGCTGGAGGCCGTTCAGGACGCGTACGACCGCGCCTACGGCGGCCGCGACGACGCGGGCTGGCGCTACGCGGTCGAGATCCCGACGATCCGCAAGACCCGGCAGGCGCTGGGGCGCGTGATCCGCTCGCCGGACGACTTCGGCGTGCGCGTGCTCGCGGACAAGCGCTACACCCGGGCGGACATGGGTCGGTACTCCGTCCGGGACACGTTCCCCGAGGAGGAGCGCGACGAACTCATCGACATGAACCCCGAGAAGCTGAAGTTCGGGCTGCTGAACTTCTACGGCGACCTGGGCGCGTACGACGGCGAGCGGCCGCGGCCCTGA
- the map gene encoding type II methionyl aminopeptidase: MSYGDLREEAVEKHHEAGEILVEVMQEARELVEPGTTHLDVAETAEERIVELGGEPAFPVNISIDHEASHATPEADDETVFGEDDMVCLDIGVHVDGYIADAAVTVDFSDSDELVEAAEQALDAALDEVEAGAEVGVVGGAIEDVIDGYGYSPVLNLSGHGLERYDAHTGPSIPNRGVDRSAELQAGQVIAIEPFATDGSGKVGEGSHEQIFELQEERSVRDRAARQAMEQITSEFDGLPFAQRWLDSPRPAMALRRLKADGAITGYPVLQEDEGRLVSQAEHSLIVTEDGYELLTDGLFG; this comes from the coding sequence ATGAGCTACGGCGATCTGCGCGAGGAGGCGGTGGAGAAGCACCACGAGGCCGGCGAGATCCTCGTCGAGGTGATGCAGGAGGCGAGGGAGCTGGTCGAGCCCGGGACGACCCACCTCGACGTGGCCGAGACCGCGGAGGAGCGCATCGTCGAACTCGGCGGGGAGCCGGCGTTCCCGGTCAACATCAGCATCGACCACGAGGCCTCCCACGCGACCCCGGAGGCCGACGACGAGACCGTCTTCGGCGAGGACGACATGGTGTGTCTCGACATCGGCGTCCACGTCGACGGCTACATCGCCGACGCGGCCGTCACCGTCGACTTCTCGGACAGCGACGAACTGGTCGAGGCCGCCGAGCAGGCGCTCGACGCCGCGCTGGACGAGGTCGAAGCCGGCGCCGAGGTCGGCGTCGTCGGGGGGGCGATCGAGGACGTGATCGACGGCTACGGCTACTCGCCGGTGCTCAACCTCTCGGGCCACGGGCTCGAACGCTACGACGCCCACACGGGGCCGTCGATCCCGAACCGCGGCGTGGACCGCTCCGCCGAACTGCAGGCCGGGCAGGTGATCGCCATCGAGCCGTTCGCCACCGACGGCAGCGGGAAGGTCGGCGAGGGGAGCCACGAGCAGATCTTCGAACTCCAGGAGGAGCGCTCGGTCCGTGACCGCGCCGCGCGACAGGCGATGGAACAGATCACCTCGGAGTTCGACGGCCTCCCGTTCGCCCAACGGTGGCTCGACAGCCCCCGGCCGGCGATGGCGCTGCGCCGGCTGAAAGCCGACGGGGCGATCACGGGCTACCCCGTACTGCAGGAGGACGAAGGGCGACTGGTCTCGCAGGCCGAGCACAGCCTGATCGTGACCGAGGACGGGTACGAACTGTTGACCGACGGGCTGTTCGGGTAG
- a CDS encoding isoaspartyl peptidase/L-asparaginase, with amino-acid sequence MRIIVHGGAGSEPDEPEPRQAVLDDAAEAGATESDPVDAVEAAVNVLEASDRFNAGYGGAVQSDGRVRTDAGLMTSDRETGAVASMDGVQEAISAARVVMEETPHIFVSGEHAVDLAAEFGVETGVELLTPEKREEYADESPPEAGPKAHLDWLEERFGGHDTVGAVAFEDGEFAAATSTGGRSWALAGRVGDVPQVGSGFYCTPAGGASATGAGEEIAKVTLSQRAVDKLEAGADAETAAADAIAEFDELTGSSAGVIVCGENGTGAAFNSDGMQTSTATR; translated from the coding sequence ATGCGAATCATCGTCCACGGCGGCGCCGGGAGCGAGCCCGACGAGCCCGAACCGCGACAGGCAGTGCTCGACGACGCCGCGGAAGCGGGCGCGACCGAGTCCGACCCCGTCGACGCCGTCGAGGCGGCGGTGAACGTGCTCGAAGCCTCGGACCGCTTCAACGCGGGCTACGGGGGTGCGGTCCAGTCCGACGGCCGGGTCCGGACCGACGCCGGCCTGATGACCTCGGATCGGGAGACCGGCGCTGTCGCGAGCATGGACGGCGTGCAGGAGGCGATCTCCGCCGCGCGGGTCGTGATGGAGGAGACTCCCCACATCTTCGTGAGCGGCGAGCACGCGGTCGATCTCGCAGCGGAGTTCGGCGTCGAGACCGGCGTGGAACTCCTGACGCCCGAGAAGCGCGAGGAGTACGCTGACGAGAGCCCGCCGGAAGCGGGGCCGAAAGCCCACCTCGACTGGCTCGAGGAGCGCTTCGGCGGCCACGACACGGTCGGTGCCGTCGCGTTCGAGGACGGGGAGTTCGCCGCCGCGACCTCGACGGGCGGGCGCTCGTGGGCGCTCGCAGGGCGCGTGGGTGACGTACCACAGGTGGGCTCGGGGTTCTACTGCACGCCCGCCGGCGGCGCCTCCGCGACGGGTGCGGGCGAGGAGATCGCGAAGGTGACGCTGAGCCAGCGCGCGGTCGACAAGCTGGAGGCCGGCGCCGACGCAGAGACGGCAGCTGCCGACGCGATCGCGGAGTTCGACGAGCTCACGGGCTCCTCGGCGGGCGTGATCGTCTGCGGCGAGAACGGGACGGGCGCGGCGTTCAACTCCGACGGGATGCAGACGAGCACCGCGACGCGGTAG
- the icd gene encoding isocitrate dehydrogenase (NADP(+)) has translation MSYEHIEPPESGSKITLADEETGELDVPNNPVIPFIHGDGIGKEVGPAAQKVLTAAAEATGRDVNWMRVYAGETAREKYGENLPDETVEAIREHRVAIKGPLTTPVGAGFRSLNVALRQTLDLYANVRPTYYLDGAPSPMKNPEAMNMVTFRENTEDVYAGIEWEAGTDEVEQVRDFVEQEMGFDETIHDGPVGIGIKPITEKGSKRLVREAIDYAIENDRDKVTLVHKGNIMKFTEGQFGEWGMEVAEEEYSDDEVFAAPDSLWESEGEVDIPEDAVMVDERLADAMLQWMQLRPEEYDVLAMPNLNGDYLSDAAGAQIGGLGIAPGANFGDGRVLAEPVHGSSPKNAGQNKANPTALILSGRLMFEHIGWEDTGQLIRDAVEKTISEGDVTYDIERHRDDARKLSTDEYAEAVVENIEELS, from the coding sequence ATGAGCTACGAGCACATCGAACCCCCCGAGTCGGGGTCGAAGATCACGCTCGCCGACGAGGAGACCGGCGAGCTCGACGTGCCGAACAACCCCGTTATCCCGTTCATCCACGGAGACGGGATCGGGAAGGAGGTCGGCCCCGCGGCGCAGAAAGTGCTGACCGCCGCCGCCGAGGCGACCGGCCGCGACGTGAACTGGATGCGCGTCTACGCCGGCGAGACCGCCCGCGAGAAGTACGGCGAGAACCTCCCCGACGAGACGGTCGAGGCGATCCGCGAGCACCGCGTCGCGATCAAGGGGCCGCTGACGACGCCCGTCGGGGCGGGCTTCCGCTCGCTGAACGTCGCGCTGCGCCAGACGCTCGACCTGTACGCGAACGTCCGGCCCACCTACTACCTCGACGGCGCGCCGTCGCCGATGAAGAACCCCGAGGCCATGAACATGGTCACGTTCCGGGAGAACACCGAGGACGTGTACGCCGGCATCGAGTGGGAGGCCGGCACCGACGAGGTCGAGCAGGTCCGCGACTTCGTCGAGCAGGAGATGGGGTTCGACGAGACGATCCACGACGGTCCCGTCGGCATCGGCATCAAGCCGATCACCGAGAAGGGCTCGAAGCGCCTCGTCCGCGAGGCGATCGACTACGCCATCGAGAACGACCGCGACAAGGTCACGCTGGTCCACAAGGGGAACATCATGAAGTTCACCGAGGGCCAGTTCGGCGAGTGGGGGATGGAGGTCGCCGAGGAGGAGTACTCCGACGACGAGGTCTTCGCCGCCCCGGACTCGCTCTGGGAGTCGGAGGGTGAGGTCGACATCCCCGAGGACGCCGTCATGGTCGACGAGCGCCTCGCCGACGCGATGCTGCAGTGGATGCAGCTCCGTCCCGAGGAGTACGACGTGCTGGCGATGCCGAACCTCAACGGCGACTACCTCTCCGACGCCGCGGGCGCCCAGATCGGCGGCCTCGGCATCGCGCCGGGGGCCAACTTCGGCGACGGTCGCGTGCTCGCCGAACCGGTCCACGGCTCCTCGCCGAAGAACGCCGGCCAGAACAAGGCGAACCCGACCGCGCTCATCCTCTCCGGCCGCCTGATGTTCGAACACATCGGCTGGGAGGACACCGGCCAGCTGATCCGCGACGCCGTCGAGAAGACCATCTCCGAGGGCGACGTGACGTACGACATCGAGCGCCACCGCGACGACGCCCGGAAGCTCTCGACCGACGAGTACGCCGAGGCGGTCGTGGAGAACATCGAGGAGCTCTCGTAG